The following is a genomic window from Nitrososphaerota archaeon.
AGGAGCTCGTGGACCCTCCTGTAGCATGTGCTCAGAGGTATGTCATTCTCCCGGCTCATGTCCTCGACGGACTTGCTATTCGGGATGGCAGCGAGGATGATCTTTCTGGAATATTCGTCCGCGAGCCCCTGGACCAGCGCATGGACCCGAGACGGCTCGGTTATCTCCAACCTCTCCGAATCCTTTCTTGAGCTTATTTGAGTATATGGCGGCCGCTACGGAAAGGAGGAGGAGGAGAAGCAGGACCTATTTTGCCCTACTTCTCATCACGTACCCTAGTCCACCCAGCAGCGCGCCAAGGCAAGCGACGAGGACCAGTCCGCCGATCGGGTCTACGAGTCCCCCGAGGATCTGGACGTGGACCTGGCCCGGGCTGAGGCCTTCGCCCCCGCTCGAGACAGGAGCGCTCGCCCACCCTGCGAGGTAACCCCCCCACATCATAAGGAACATCGAACCTGCCGCGCCGACGTTCATGAATATGAGGTGTCCCCATGCCAGGAGATTGGCGATCCCCTTGTACGGCTTCCCTTGGATTCCTTCGATGTAGAGGTAGAAGATGGCTGTGACTGCCATGGCGACTACGCCGACGACGAGGAAGGAGATGTACCCGGCGAACAGCCAGGTCCCAGCGCCGTTGGACGCTATGACTTTCGACGGAGAGTAGTATGTGTTGCTCGTGAAGAATTCGATGGGGTCGATGATGAGGACCGTCGCGATCACCGCGAACAGCCCTTCGATGATTGCCGCCAGGATGAACCTGCCGGCCCACTTGCTCTCGGTGGCAAGCGGCCGTGTCGTGTTTTCCATGGGTGGCGCGCCCGTGCCCTGGGCTTATAACGGCATAACACGATTTTCGCGCCTGATAATCAGTTTTAGGGCGTATCTCGCCTCGTTGGCCGTTCAAAAGGGCTTCCCGAACCAGGCCCTCCGCTCACCTTGATGCGGGTGTGACGGTTGCGCGACTCCCCAGGGACGGAGGACAGCTTCATGCGATTCTGACGTTCTCAACGGTGGGAATCGGAGGAGCGCGTTAAATAGTGAGGGGGTTCCAAAAAAACTGAACATGGCGAACAACGCGGGGTTCAAGCTGATAGTCGTCGCCTTCGACGGCTCGGATGACTCGGCGACCGCGGTGCAGCTGGCTGCCTCGGTGGCAAAGAAGTATGGTGCCGGACTCGTAGTCGCCCACGTGTACAACTCTCCTGCCATGGCGCTCGCCGGCGGGCCCGGGATGCCGATGCCCGACTACTCAGCGCTGGAGACGGCGGCGAAGGACACAGGTCGGTCGGTCCTGTCTCGCGGCGTCCAGCTGGCGGCCCAAGCGGGGGTGAAGGCAGGCGGAGAGCTCATAGAAGCCTCGTCCGTGGTCGAGGCGCTAGTGGGGTTCGCATCTGACCAGGATGCCGACCTTCTGGTCGTGGGGACCAGGGGGATGACAGGGTTCAAGAAGCTCGTGGTCGGGAGCGTGTCATCGGGGCTCGTCAGCCACGCCCACTGCCCGGTCCTGGTGGTGAGGTGATCCGATGATCTACGTGAGAGACGTGATGACGAGGGACGTCAAGACCATCGACTCGCGCTCCACAATACTGGACGCAGCGAAGGCGATGGCGAAATGGAGGATAGGCGCCCTCGTGGTCACCGAGGGGGCCAAGCCCGTAGGGATAGTGACCGAGGGGGACATCTCTAGAAGCGTCGCCGACGGCGTGGATCCGTCCACCGCCCTGGGGAAGTTTGGGACGAAGAGGCTGCTGACTGTGTCCCAGGACGAGAAGGTCGAGGTGGCAGCGAAGATGATGTCAGACGCGAGGGTCAAGAAGCTCCCGGTTATGGAAAAGGGTGCCCTCGTCGGGATCATCACGCAGACGGACATCGTGGGCTCCAGCTTCTCGCTGGTCACCTCGCTGAAAGAGATGGTGGAGGCCCGTTACCGGCCTCCTGACTTCGAGATGTGACAGCCGCTCCGCCCCACGCGTCGAGAACTTCCTTTAAGCACCCTCAGGGCGGGGCACAAACCGCTTGACCCTCCCAGAGTACCAGATCGTGGTGGACTTCGTGAGCGAAGGAGAGGTGGCCAACCTCATCAAAGGTTTCGTCGAAGTAAGAGGTACTCGGGTCAGGTTCTCCGGGGTAGCCTACGGCCGTTTCGGCGGGCAGAACTTCTCGCCCCAGTTCTCGAAGCGCGCCCGCGACGAGCTGACGAGGCTCACTGGCGACTTCCCGAAGTTCGAGGAGGACATGCAGATGAGGCTCGTCCGGGGGGAGTTCGAGGCGAAACCCGGCAAGGGCGAGCATCACCATCATCACCATCTGGGAGAGCAGCCTGCTTGAACCTACTGGTAGGAGCGACCGGTTTCGTCGGCGGGCACCTGGTCGAGTACCTGTTCCAGCAGGGGGAGATCTCGAAAGGCGTGTTCCGGAAGGGGTCCCATCTCAAGATAATGGACCTGAACGGGGTGCAGGGGATAGAGGCCGACCTCGCAGACCACCACGCCCTCCACGAAGCCATGGAAGGAGCGGACACGGTCTACAATCTCGCGTCGCCCATGCCCGGCGAGGCAGACGGGTTCCAGAAGACGAGCACGGAAGGGCTTCTGAACCTCCTGGAAGTCGCTTCAGAGGCGAAGGCCAAAGCTTTCGTGCACCTGAGCACCCTGGACGTCTACGGCTTCGCTGCGGGGCAGATCGGCCCTTCGACACCACTCCGTCCTTCAGGAGAGTATCAAAAGTCAAAAGCGGAGGCCGAGCGCCTTCTCCAGGACTTCGCAAAACGGAGCGGCACGCCGAGGGTGACGATAATCAGGGCCGCTAGGGCCCTAGGCTCAAGGGACGAGTCGCTCGTAGTCCCATTGCTGAAGATGGTCGGCGGCGGAAAGGTCATAGTGCCGAAGGGGGAGCAGATGTCGTACACGCATCCCAGGGACATCGCCAAGGCGATGTACGGAGCGGCCATCGGAAACCCCCAGACAGGGAACGTCTATTCTGTGAAGTCGTTCGAAGCCACCCCCGAGGAGCTGGCAGGTGCCCTTGCCTCGGCCTTGGGGAAGGAGACCCAGATCAAGAAGGAGGGGTTGTTCACAGGGGGCTCGCTCCCCCGATACACGTCGGATCAGCTGAAGGCGTCGCTCCGCATAGCCGTCCAGCCGTCCTGGAAAGATATCAGCTACGCCCCTGACTACACTCTGAAGGGCGCCTGCGAGGAGATATCGGCCTGGTACAGAAAGGAACCCTGGGTGACAGAGAGCGCCTAGGCATCCCGGAGATACTCCGGGAGATGCGGAGGATGGTCCATGCCTCTGCCGACAGGAGGGCCACCGCGCTTGCCCGCCTCAAGGAAACGGAAGACTCGGACCCCTTCAGGATACTCATCGG
Proteins encoded in this region:
- a CDS encoding universal stress protein — translated: MANNAGFKLIVVAFDGSDDSATAVQLAASVAKKYGAGLVVAHVYNSPAMALAGGPGMPMPDYSALETAAKDTGRSVLSRGVQLAAQAGVKAGGELIEASSVVEALVGFASDQDADLLVVGTRGMTGFKKLVVGSVSSGLVSHAHCPVLVVR
- a CDS encoding CBS domain-containing protein, with the translated sequence MIYVRDVMTRDVKTIDSRSTILDAAKAMAKWRIGALVVTEGAKPVGIVTEGDISRSVADGVDPSTALGKFGTKRLLTVSQDEKVEVAAKMMSDARVKKLPVMEKGALVGIITQTDIVGSSFSLVTSLKEMVEARYRPPDFEM
- a CDS encoding NAD(P)-dependent oxidoreductase, yielding MNLLVGATGFVGGHLVEYLFQQGEISKGVFRKGSHLKIMDLNGVQGIEADLADHHALHEAMEGADTVYNLASPMPGEADGFQKTSTEGLLNLLEVASEAKAKAFVHLSTLDVYGFAAGQIGPSTPLRPSGEYQKSKAEAERLLQDFAKRSGTPRVTIIRAARALGSRDESLVVPLLKMVGGGKVIVPKGEQMSYTHPRDIAKAMYGAAIGNPQTGNVYSVKSFEATPEELAGALASALGKETQIKKEGLFTGGSLPRYTSDQLKASLRIAVQPSWKDISYAPDYTLKGACEEISAWYRKEPWVTESA